The following are encoded in a window of bacterium genomic DNA:
- a CDS encoding aquaporin, with protein MTERQSGRSLRPDHDETPSTTEQQRMVAKSSVPNFLNPALEWRRIFAETWGTCLLVLAATGGTVIAARTSSSVSPAVLAIAPGLMVVAIIYTMGAVSGAHLNPAVTVAFALRRNFPWRRVPGYVLAQLAGGIAASLLLRALFGPAGNLGATMPCAGIGTARAFAIEALLTAGLVNVILGTASGARNIGTNGAIAVGGYVALAGVLAAPVCGASMNPARSFAPDLVRGNLSTTWIYLVAPLVGAAIGVVFETILKGPPTAAGTTAAQGLLGDQEDSAGDS; from the coding sequence GTGACTGAACGACAGAGCGGGCGCAGCCTGAGACCCGACCACGACGAGACGCCCAGTACCACTGAGCAGCAGCGGATGGTGGCGAAGTCGTCAGTTCCGAATTTCCTCAACCCTGCGCTGGAATGGCGCCGCATCTTCGCTGAAACCTGGGGCACATGCCTGCTCGTGCTGGCCGCCACCGGCGGCACCGTGATTGCTGCCAGAACGAGCAGCAGCGTGAGTCCGGCCGTGCTGGCGATAGCGCCGGGTTTGATGGTCGTGGCGATAATCTACACGATGGGCGCGGTGAGCGGCGCGCACCTGAACCCGGCCGTGACTGTCGCGTTCGCGCTGCGGCGCAACTTCCCGTGGCGGCGCGTGCCCGGCTACGTGCTCGCCCAGTTGGCGGGTGGTATCGCCGCGTCGCTCCTGCTCCGAGCCCTGTTTGGCCCCGCCGGTAATCTGGGCGCGACCATGCCGTGTGCCGGCATCGGGACGGCAAGGGCCTTCGCAATCGAGGCGCTGCTAACCGCCGGGCTCGTCAACGTCATCCTTGGAACTGCATCCGGCGCGCGGAACATCGGCACCAACGGCGCTATCGCGGTCGGCGGCTATGTCGCCCTTGCCGGCGTTCTGGCCGCACCGGTCTGCGGCGCTTCGATGAACCCGGCGAGGTCGTTCGCCCCGGACCTGGTGCGAGGAAACCTGTCCACAACCTGGATATATCTGGTCGCGCCGCTTGTGGGAGCGGCAATCGGCGTCGTGTTCGAGACCATCCTCAAGGGGCCGCCCACCGCTGCCGGAACGACCGCCGCGCAAGGACTGCTCGGGGACCAGGAAGACTCAGCC